One window of Mus caroli chromosome 11, CAROLI_EIJ_v1.1, whole genome shotgun sequence genomic DNA carries:
- the Epn2 gene encoding epsin-2 isoform X3 yields MTTSSIRRQMKNIVNNYSEAEIKVREATSNDPWGPSSSLMTEIADLTYNVVAFSEIMSMVWKRLNDHGKNWRHVYKALTLLDYLIKTGSERVAQQCRENIFAIQTLKDFQYIDRDGKDQGINVREKSKQLVALLKDEERLKVERVQALKTKERMAQVATGVGSNQITFGRGSSQPNLSTSYSEQEYGKAGGSPASYHGSPEASLCPQHRTGAMLGQSEELQPLSQRHPCLPHLGLASHPNGDWAQPCLTCDRAARATSPRVSSELEQARPQTSGEEELQLQLALAMSREVAEQSSESVQTARGSKEERLRRGDDLRLQMALEESRRDTVKVPKKKEAKACCKPGSHSQQTTLLDLMDALPSSGPVTQKTEPWSTGASANQTNPWGGTVAPSNVTDPWPSFGTKPAASVDPWGVPTAASTQSVPKNSDPWAASQQPASNAGKTTDAWGAAKPSSASAESGASVPLQDSRTTSPDLFESQSLTSASSKPSSARKTPESFLGPNAALVNLDSLVTKPAPPAQSLNPFLAPGAAAPAPVNPFQVNQPQPLTLNQLRGSPVLGSSASFGSGPGVETVAPMTSVAPHSSVGASGSSLTPLGPTAMNMVGSVGIPPSAAQSTGTTNPFLL; encoded by the exons atgacaACTTCATCTATCAGACGGCAGATGAAAAACATTGTGAACAATTACTCAGAGGCTGAAATCAAAGTCCGGGAAGCCACTTCCAATGACCCGTGGGGCCCATCCAGCTCTCTGATGACTGAGATTGCTGACCTGACCTACAATGTGGTAGCCTTCTCGGAGATCATGAGCATGGTTTGGAAGCGACTTAATGACCATGGCAAGAACTGGCGGCATGTATACAAGGCACTGACACTGCTGGACTACCTTATCAAGACAGGTTCTGAGCGGGTGGCCCAGCAGTGCCGTGAGAACATCTTTGCCATACAGACTCTGAAGGACTTTCAGTACATTGACCGTGATGGCAAAGACCAGGGTATTAACGTTCGAGAGAAATCAAAGCAACTGGTTGCGCTCCTCAAGGATGAGGAGCGGCTGAAGGTTGAGAGAGTTCAGGCTCTCAAAACCAAAGAGCGCATGGCTCAGGTGGCCACTGGCGTGGGCAGCAACCAGATCACCTTTGGCCGTGGCTCCAGCCAGCCCAACCTTTCTACCAGCTACTCAGAGCAGGAGTATGGCAAGGCTGGGGGCTCGCCAGCATCCTACCACGGCT CGCCAGAGGCCTCGCTGTGCCCCCAGCACCGCACAGGGGCCATGCTGGGTCAGAGTGAGGAGCTGCAGCCACTGAGCCAGCGCCACCCCTGCCTGCCGCACCTGGGCCTAGCCTCCCACCCTAATGGCGACTGGGCCCAGCCCTGCCTCACTTGTGACCGCGCAGCCCGAG CTACTTCCCCACGAGTGTCCTCTGAGTTAGAGCAGGCCCGGCCACAGACAAGCGGAGAAGAGGAGCTGCAGCTACAACTGGCACTTGCCATGAGCAGAGAGGTTGCTGAGCAG TCATCAGAAAGCGTGCAGACAGCCAGAGGCAGCAAG GAAGAACGCCTCAGGCGGGGTGATGACCTCAGATTGCAGATGGCTCTGGAAGAAAGCCGGAGAGACACAGTAAAagttccaaaaaagaaagaggcgAAAGCTTGTTGCAAG CCAGGCTCCCACTCCCAGCAGACTACCTTGTTGGATTTAATGGATGCCCTCCCTAGCTCAGGCCCTGTTACACAGAAAACTGAGCCCTGGAGTACTGGAGCCTCTGCTAACCAGACCAACCCTTGGGGTGGAACAGTGGCTCCTTCGAACGTTACTGACCCGTGGCCATCGTTTG GTACCAAGCCAGCTGCCTCTGTGGACCCCTGGGGAGTACCTACCGCGGCCAGCACACAGTCTGTCCCTAAGAACTCAGACCCTTGGGCAGCCTCACAGCAGCCTGCCTCCAATGCTGGAAAGACAACAGATGCCTGGGGAGCTGCTAAGCCCAGTTCTGCCTCAG CTGAGTCAGGGGCCTCAGTGCCACTCCAGGACAGCAGAACCACGAGCCCTGACCTCTTTGAGTCTCAATCCTTGACTTCTGCGTCAAGCAAGCCTAGCAGTGCCCGGAAAACACCTGAGTCCTTCCTGGGCCCCAATGCAGCCCTGGTGAACCTGGACTCATTGGTGACTAAGCCTGCTCCACCAGCTCAGTCCCTTAATCCCTTCCTGGCACCAG GTGCTGCCGCTCCAGCCCCTGTCAACCCCTTCCAGGTCAACCAGCCCCAGCCGCTGACACTGAACCAGCTCCGGGGAAGCCCTGTCCTGGGAAGCAGTGCATCCTTTGGGTCTGGTCCAGGGGTGGAGACTGTGGCTCCCATGACCTCAGTAGCTCCACACTCATCAGTGGGGGCCAGTGGCTCCTCCTTGACACCACTGGGCCctacagcaatgaacatggtagGCAGTGTGGGCATTCCCCCATCAGCAGCTCAGTCAACGGGCacaacaaaccctttccttctctag
- the Epn2 gene encoding epsin-2 isoform X2 gives MTTSSIRRQMKNIVNNYSEAEIKVREATSNDPWGPSSSLMTEIADLTYNVVAFSEIMSMVWKRLNDHGKNWRHVYKALTLLDYLIKTGSERVAQQCRENIFAIQTLKDFQYIDRDGKDQGINVREKSKQLVALLKDEERLKVERVQALKTKERMAQVATGVGSNQITFGRGSSQPNLSTSYSEQEYGKAGGSPASYHGSPEASLCPQHRTGAMLGQSEELQPLSQRHPCLPHLGLASHPNGDWAQPCLTCDRAARATSPRVSSELEQARPQTSGEEELQLQLALAMSREVAEQEERLRRGDDLRLQMALEESRRDTVKVPKKKEAKACCKPGSHSQQTTLLDLMDALPSSGPVTQKTEPWSTGASANQTNPWGGTVAPSNVTDPWPSFGTKPAASVDPWGVPTAASTQSVPKNSDPWAASQQPASNAGKTTDAWGAAKPSSASGSFELFSNFNGTVKDDFSEFDNLRTSKKPAESGASVPLQDSRTTSPDLFESQSLTSASSKPSSARKTPESFLGPNAALVNLDSLVTKPAPPAQSLNPFLAPGAAAPAPVNPFQVNQPQPLTLNQLRGSPVLGSSASFGSGPGVETVAPMTSVAPHSSVGASGSSLTPLGPTAMNMVGSVGIPPSAAQSTGTTNPFLL, from the exons atgacaACTTCATCTATCAGACGGCAGATGAAAAACATTGTGAACAATTACTCAGAGGCTGAAATCAAAGTCCGGGAAGCCACTTCCAATGACCCGTGGGGCCCATCCAGCTCTCTGATGACTGAGATTGCTGACCTGACCTACAATGTGGTAGCCTTCTCGGAGATCATGAGCATGGTTTGGAAGCGACTTAATGACCATGGCAAGAACTGGCGGCATGTATACAAGGCACTGACACTGCTGGACTACCTTATCAAGACAGGTTCTGAGCGGGTGGCCCAGCAGTGCCGTGAGAACATCTTTGCCATACAGACTCTGAAGGACTTTCAGTACATTGACCGTGATGGCAAAGACCAGGGTATTAACGTTCGAGAGAAATCAAAGCAACTGGTTGCGCTCCTCAAGGATGAGGAGCGGCTGAAGGTTGAGAGAGTTCAGGCTCTCAAAACCAAAGAGCGCATGGCTCAGGTGGCCACTGGCGTGGGCAGCAACCAGATCACCTTTGGCCGTGGCTCCAGCCAGCCCAACCTTTCTACCAGCTACTCAGAGCAGGAGTATGGCAAGGCTGGGGGCTCGCCAGCATCCTACCACGGCT CGCCAGAGGCCTCGCTGTGCCCCCAGCACCGCACAGGGGCCATGCTGGGTCAGAGTGAGGAGCTGCAGCCACTGAGCCAGCGCCACCCCTGCCTGCCGCACCTGGGCCTAGCCTCCCACCCTAATGGCGACTGGGCCCAGCCCTGCCTCACTTGTGACCGCGCAGCCCGAG CTACTTCCCCACGAGTGTCCTCTGAGTTAGAGCAGGCCCGGCCACAGACAAGCGGAGAAGAGGAGCTGCAGCTACAACTGGCACTTGCCATGAGCAGAGAGGTTGCTGAGCAG GAAGAACGCCTCAGGCGGGGTGATGACCTCAGATTGCAGATGGCTCTGGAAGAAAGCCGGAGAGACACAGTAAAagttccaaaaaagaaagaggcgAAAGCTTGTTGCAAG CCAGGCTCCCACTCCCAGCAGACTACCTTGTTGGATTTAATGGATGCCCTCCCTAGCTCAGGCCCTGTTACACAGAAAACTGAGCCCTGGAGTACTGGAGCCTCTGCTAACCAGACCAACCCTTGGGGTGGAACAGTGGCTCCTTCGAACGTTACTGACCCGTGGCCATCGTTTG GTACCAAGCCAGCTGCCTCTGTGGACCCCTGGGGAGTACCTACCGCGGCCAGCACACAGTCTGTCCCTAAGAACTCAGACCCTTGGGCAGCCTCACAGCAGCCTGCCTCCAATGCTGGAAAGACAACAGATGCCTGGGGAGCTGCTAAGCCCAGTTCTGCCTCAG GGTCCTTTGAGCTCTTCAGTAATTTCAACGGTACAGTTAAAGATGATTTTTCTGAATTTGACAACCTTCGAACTTCAAAAAAACCAG CTGAGTCAGGGGCCTCAGTGCCACTCCAGGACAGCAGAACCACGAGCCCTGACCTCTTTGAGTCTCAATCCTTGACTTCTGCGTCAAGCAAGCCTAGCAGTGCCCGGAAAACACCTGAGTCCTTCCTGGGCCCCAATGCAGCCCTGGTGAACCTGGACTCATTGGTGACTAAGCCTGCTCCACCAGCTCAGTCCCTTAATCCCTTCCTGGCACCAG GTGCTGCCGCTCCAGCCCCTGTCAACCCCTTCCAGGTCAACCAGCCCCAGCCGCTGACACTGAACCAGCTCCGGGGAAGCCCTGTCCTGGGAAGCAGTGCATCCTTTGGGTCTGGTCCAGGGGTGGAGACTGTGGCTCCCATGACCTCAGTAGCTCCACACTCATCAGTGGGGGCCAGTGGCTCCTCCTTGACACCACTGGGCCctacagcaatgaacatggtagGCAGTGTGGGCATTCCCCCATCAGCAGCTCAGTCAACGGGCacaacaaaccctttccttctctag
- the Epn2 gene encoding epsin-2 isoform X1, whose amino-acid sequence MTTSSIRRQMKNIVNNYSEAEIKVREATSNDPWGPSSSLMTEIADLTYNVVAFSEIMSMVWKRLNDHGKNWRHVYKALTLLDYLIKTGSERVAQQCRENIFAIQTLKDFQYIDRDGKDQGINVREKSKQLVALLKDEERLKVERVQALKTKERMAQVATGVGSNQITFGRGSSQPNLSTSYSEQEYGKAGGSPASYHGSPEASLCPQHRTGAMLGQSEELQPLSQRHPCLPHLGLASHPNGDWAQPCLTCDRAARATSPRVSSELEQARPQTSGEEELQLQLALAMSREVAEQSSESVQTARGSKEERLRRGDDLRLQMALEESRRDTVKVPKKKEAKACCKPGSHSQQTTLLDLMDALPSSGPVTQKTEPWSTGASANQTNPWGGTVAPSNVTDPWPSFGTKPAASVDPWGVPTAASTQSVPKNSDPWAASQQPASNAGKTTDAWGAAKPSSASGSFELFSNFNGTVKDDFSEFDNLRTSKKPAESGASVPLQDSRTTSPDLFESQSLTSASSKPSSARKTPESFLGPNAALVNLDSLVTKPAPPAQSLNPFLAPGAAAPAPVNPFQVNQPQPLTLNQLRGSPVLGSSASFGSGPGVETVAPMTSVAPHSSVGASGSSLTPLGPTAMNMVGSVGIPPSAAQSTGTTNPFLL is encoded by the exons atgacaACTTCATCTATCAGACGGCAGATGAAAAACATTGTGAACAATTACTCAGAGGCTGAAATCAAAGTCCGGGAAGCCACTTCCAATGACCCGTGGGGCCCATCCAGCTCTCTGATGACTGAGATTGCTGACCTGACCTACAATGTGGTAGCCTTCTCGGAGATCATGAGCATGGTTTGGAAGCGACTTAATGACCATGGCAAGAACTGGCGGCATGTATACAAGGCACTGACACTGCTGGACTACCTTATCAAGACAGGTTCTGAGCGGGTGGCCCAGCAGTGCCGTGAGAACATCTTTGCCATACAGACTCTGAAGGACTTTCAGTACATTGACCGTGATGGCAAAGACCAGGGTATTAACGTTCGAGAGAAATCAAAGCAACTGGTTGCGCTCCTCAAGGATGAGGAGCGGCTGAAGGTTGAGAGAGTTCAGGCTCTCAAAACCAAAGAGCGCATGGCTCAGGTGGCCACTGGCGTGGGCAGCAACCAGATCACCTTTGGCCGTGGCTCCAGCCAGCCCAACCTTTCTACCAGCTACTCAGAGCAGGAGTATGGCAAGGCTGGGGGCTCGCCAGCATCCTACCACGGCT CGCCAGAGGCCTCGCTGTGCCCCCAGCACCGCACAGGGGCCATGCTGGGTCAGAGTGAGGAGCTGCAGCCACTGAGCCAGCGCCACCCCTGCCTGCCGCACCTGGGCCTAGCCTCCCACCCTAATGGCGACTGGGCCCAGCCCTGCCTCACTTGTGACCGCGCAGCCCGAG CTACTTCCCCACGAGTGTCCTCTGAGTTAGAGCAGGCCCGGCCACAGACAAGCGGAGAAGAGGAGCTGCAGCTACAACTGGCACTTGCCATGAGCAGAGAGGTTGCTGAGCAG TCATCAGAAAGCGTGCAGACAGCCAGAGGCAGCAAG GAAGAACGCCTCAGGCGGGGTGATGACCTCAGATTGCAGATGGCTCTGGAAGAAAGCCGGAGAGACACAGTAAAagttccaaaaaagaaagaggcgAAAGCTTGTTGCAAG CCAGGCTCCCACTCCCAGCAGACTACCTTGTTGGATTTAATGGATGCCCTCCCTAGCTCAGGCCCTGTTACACAGAAAACTGAGCCCTGGAGTACTGGAGCCTCTGCTAACCAGACCAACCCTTGGGGTGGAACAGTGGCTCCTTCGAACGTTACTGACCCGTGGCCATCGTTTG GTACCAAGCCAGCTGCCTCTGTGGACCCCTGGGGAGTACCTACCGCGGCCAGCACACAGTCTGTCCCTAAGAACTCAGACCCTTGGGCAGCCTCACAGCAGCCTGCCTCCAATGCTGGAAAGACAACAGATGCCTGGGGAGCTGCTAAGCCCAGTTCTGCCTCAG GGTCCTTTGAGCTCTTCAGTAATTTCAACGGTACAGTTAAAGATGATTTTTCTGAATTTGACAACCTTCGAACTTCAAAAAAACCAG CTGAGTCAGGGGCCTCAGTGCCACTCCAGGACAGCAGAACCACGAGCCCTGACCTCTTTGAGTCTCAATCCTTGACTTCTGCGTCAAGCAAGCCTAGCAGTGCCCGGAAAACACCTGAGTCCTTCCTGGGCCCCAATGCAGCCCTGGTGAACCTGGACTCATTGGTGACTAAGCCTGCTCCACCAGCTCAGTCCCTTAATCCCTTCCTGGCACCAG GTGCTGCCGCTCCAGCCCCTGTCAACCCCTTCCAGGTCAACCAGCCCCAGCCGCTGACACTGAACCAGCTCCGGGGAAGCCCTGTCCTGGGAAGCAGTGCATCCTTTGGGTCTGGTCCAGGGGTGGAGACTGTGGCTCCCATGACCTCAGTAGCTCCACACTCATCAGTGGGGGCCAGTGGCTCCTCCTTGACACCACTGGGCCctacagcaatgaacatggtagGCAGTGTGGGCATTCCCCCATCAGCAGCTCAGTCAACGGGCacaacaaaccctttccttctctag
- the Epn2 gene encoding epsin-2 isoform X4, which translates to MTTSSIRRQMKNIVNNYSEAEIKVREATSNDPWGPSSSLMTEIADLTYNVVAFSEIMSMVWKRLNDHGKNWRHVYKALTLLDYLIKTGSERVAQQCRENIFAIQTLKDFQYIDRDGKDQGINVREKSKQLVALLKDEERLKVERVQALKTKERMAQVATGVGSNQITFGRGSSQPNLSTSYSEQEYGKAGGSPASYHGSTSPRVSSELEQARPQTSGEEELQLQLALAMSREVAEQSSESVQTARGSKEERLRRGDDLRLQMALEESRRDTVKVPKKKEAKACCKPGSHSQQTTLLDLMDALPSSGPVTQKTEPWSTGASANQTNPWGGTVAPSNVTDPWPSFGTKPAASVDPWGVPTAASTQSVPKNSDPWAASQQPASNAGKTTDAWGAAKPSSASGSFELFSNFNGTVKDDFSEFDNLRTSKKPAESGASVPLQDSRTTSPDLFESQSLTSASSKPSSARKTPESFLGPNAALVNLDSLVTKPAPPAQSLNPFLAPGAAAPAPVNPFQVNQPQPLTLNQLRGSPVLGSSASFGSGPGVETVAPMTSVAPHSSVGASGSSLTPLGPTAMNMVGSVGIPPSAAQSTGTTNPFLL; encoded by the exons atgacaACTTCATCTATCAGACGGCAGATGAAAAACATTGTGAACAATTACTCAGAGGCTGAAATCAAAGTCCGGGAAGCCACTTCCAATGACCCGTGGGGCCCATCCAGCTCTCTGATGACTGAGATTGCTGACCTGACCTACAATGTGGTAGCCTTCTCGGAGATCATGAGCATGGTTTGGAAGCGACTTAATGACCATGGCAAGAACTGGCGGCATGTATACAAGGCACTGACACTGCTGGACTACCTTATCAAGACAGGTTCTGAGCGGGTGGCCCAGCAGTGCCGTGAGAACATCTTTGCCATACAGACTCTGAAGGACTTTCAGTACATTGACCGTGATGGCAAAGACCAGGGTATTAACGTTCGAGAGAAATCAAAGCAACTGGTTGCGCTCCTCAAGGATGAGGAGCGGCTGAAGGTTGAGAGAGTTCAGGCTCTCAAAACCAAAGAGCGCATGGCTCAGGTGGCCACTGGCGTGGGCAGCAACCAGATCACCTTTGGCCGTGGCTCCAGCCAGCCCAACCTTTCTACCAGCTACTCAGAGCAGGAGTATGGCAAGGCTGGGGGCTCGCCAGCATCCTACCACGGCT CTACTTCCCCACGAGTGTCCTCTGAGTTAGAGCAGGCCCGGCCACAGACAAGCGGAGAAGAGGAGCTGCAGCTACAACTGGCACTTGCCATGAGCAGAGAGGTTGCTGAGCAG TCATCAGAAAGCGTGCAGACAGCCAGAGGCAGCAAG GAAGAACGCCTCAGGCGGGGTGATGACCTCAGATTGCAGATGGCTCTGGAAGAAAGCCGGAGAGACACAGTAAAagttccaaaaaagaaagaggcgAAAGCTTGTTGCAAG CCAGGCTCCCACTCCCAGCAGACTACCTTGTTGGATTTAATGGATGCCCTCCCTAGCTCAGGCCCTGTTACACAGAAAACTGAGCCCTGGAGTACTGGAGCCTCTGCTAACCAGACCAACCCTTGGGGTGGAACAGTGGCTCCTTCGAACGTTACTGACCCGTGGCCATCGTTTG GTACCAAGCCAGCTGCCTCTGTGGACCCCTGGGGAGTACCTACCGCGGCCAGCACACAGTCTGTCCCTAAGAACTCAGACCCTTGGGCAGCCTCACAGCAGCCTGCCTCCAATGCTGGAAAGACAACAGATGCCTGGGGAGCTGCTAAGCCCAGTTCTGCCTCAG GGTCCTTTGAGCTCTTCAGTAATTTCAACGGTACAGTTAAAGATGATTTTTCTGAATTTGACAACCTTCGAACTTCAAAAAAACCAG CTGAGTCAGGGGCCTCAGTGCCACTCCAGGACAGCAGAACCACGAGCCCTGACCTCTTTGAGTCTCAATCCTTGACTTCTGCGTCAAGCAAGCCTAGCAGTGCCCGGAAAACACCTGAGTCCTTCCTGGGCCCCAATGCAGCCCTGGTGAACCTGGACTCATTGGTGACTAAGCCTGCTCCACCAGCTCAGTCCCTTAATCCCTTCCTGGCACCAG GTGCTGCCGCTCCAGCCCCTGTCAACCCCTTCCAGGTCAACCAGCCCCAGCCGCTGACACTGAACCAGCTCCGGGGAAGCCCTGTCCTGGGAAGCAGTGCATCCTTTGGGTCTGGTCCAGGGGTGGAGACTGTGGCTCCCATGACCTCAGTAGCTCCACACTCATCAGTGGGGGCCAGTGGCTCCTCCTTGACACCACTGGGCCctacagcaatgaacatggtagGCAGTGTGGGCATTCCCCCATCAGCAGCTCAGTCAACGGGCacaacaaaccctttccttctctag
- the Epn2 gene encoding epsin-2 isoform X5 produces MTTSSIRRQMKNIVNNYSEAEIKVREATSNDPWGPSSSLMTEIADLTYNVVAFSEIMSMVWKRLNDHGKNWRHVYKALTLLDYLIKTGSERVAQQCRENIFAIQTLKDFQYIDRDGKDQGINVREKSKQLVALLKDEERLKVERVQALKTKERMAQVATGVGSNQITFGRGSSQPNLSTSYSEQEYGKAGGSPASYHGSTSPRVSSELEQARPQTSGEEELQLQLALAMSREVAEQEERLRRGDDLRLQMALEESRRDTVKVPKKKEAKACCKPGSHSQQTTLLDLMDALPSSGPVTQKTEPWSTGASANQTNPWGGTVAPSNVTDPWPSFGTKPAASVDPWGVPTAASTQSVPKNSDPWAASQQPASNAGKTTDAWGAAKPSSASGSFELFSNFNGTVKDDFSEFDNLRTSKKPAESGASVPLQDSRTTSPDLFESQSLTSASSKPSSARKTPESFLGPNAALVNLDSLVTKPAPPAQSLNPFLAPGAAAPAPVNPFQVNQPQPLTLNQLRGSPVLGSSASFGSGPGVETVAPMTSVAPHSSVGASGSSLTPLGPTAMNMVGSVGIPPSAAQSTGTTNPFLL; encoded by the exons atgacaACTTCATCTATCAGACGGCAGATGAAAAACATTGTGAACAATTACTCAGAGGCTGAAATCAAAGTCCGGGAAGCCACTTCCAATGACCCGTGGGGCCCATCCAGCTCTCTGATGACTGAGATTGCTGACCTGACCTACAATGTGGTAGCCTTCTCGGAGATCATGAGCATGGTTTGGAAGCGACTTAATGACCATGGCAAGAACTGGCGGCATGTATACAAGGCACTGACACTGCTGGACTACCTTATCAAGACAGGTTCTGAGCGGGTGGCCCAGCAGTGCCGTGAGAACATCTTTGCCATACAGACTCTGAAGGACTTTCAGTACATTGACCGTGATGGCAAAGACCAGGGTATTAACGTTCGAGAGAAATCAAAGCAACTGGTTGCGCTCCTCAAGGATGAGGAGCGGCTGAAGGTTGAGAGAGTTCAGGCTCTCAAAACCAAAGAGCGCATGGCTCAGGTGGCCACTGGCGTGGGCAGCAACCAGATCACCTTTGGCCGTGGCTCCAGCCAGCCCAACCTTTCTACCAGCTACTCAGAGCAGGAGTATGGCAAGGCTGGGGGCTCGCCAGCATCCTACCACGGCT CTACTTCCCCACGAGTGTCCTCTGAGTTAGAGCAGGCCCGGCCACAGACAAGCGGAGAAGAGGAGCTGCAGCTACAACTGGCACTTGCCATGAGCAGAGAGGTTGCTGAGCAG GAAGAACGCCTCAGGCGGGGTGATGACCTCAGATTGCAGATGGCTCTGGAAGAAAGCCGGAGAGACACAGTAAAagttccaaaaaagaaagaggcgAAAGCTTGTTGCAAG CCAGGCTCCCACTCCCAGCAGACTACCTTGTTGGATTTAATGGATGCCCTCCCTAGCTCAGGCCCTGTTACACAGAAAACTGAGCCCTGGAGTACTGGAGCCTCTGCTAACCAGACCAACCCTTGGGGTGGAACAGTGGCTCCTTCGAACGTTACTGACCCGTGGCCATCGTTTG GTACCAAGCCAGCTGCCTCTGTGGACCCCTGGGGAGTACCTACCGCGGCCAGCACACAGTCTGTCCCTAAGAACTCAGACCCTTGGGCAGCCTCACAGCAGCCTGCCTCCAATGCTGGAAAGACAACAGATGCCTGGGGAGCTGCTAAGCCCAGTTCTGCCTCAG GGTCCTTTGAGCTCTTCAGTAATTTCAACGGTACAGTTAAAGATGATTTTTCTGAATTTGACAACCTTCGAACTTCAAAAAAACCAG CTGAGTCAGGGGCCTCAGTGCCACTCCAGGACAGCAGAACCACGAGCCCTGACCTCTTTGAGTCTCAATCCTTGACTTCTGCGTCAAGCAAGCCTAGCAGTGCCCGGAAAACACCTGAGTCCTTCCTGGGCCCCAATGCAGCCCTGGTGAACCTGGACTCATTGGTGACTAAGCCTGCTCCACCAGCTCAGTCCCTTAATCCCTTCCTGGCACCAG GTGCTGCCGCTCCAGCCCCTGTCAACCCCTTCCAGGTCAACCAGCCCCAGCCGCTGACACTGAACCAGCTCCGGGGAAGCCCTGTCCTGGGAAGCAGTGCATCCTTTGGGTCTGGTCCAGGGGTGGAGACTGTGGCTCCCATGACCTCAGTAGCTCCACACTCATCAGTGGGGGCCAGTGGCTCCTCCTTGACACCACTGGGCCctacagcaatgaacatggtagGCAGTGTGGGCATTCCCCCATCAGCAGCTCAGTCAACGGGCacaacaaaccctttccttctctag